In Malus sylvestris chromosome 15, drMalSylv7.2, whole genome shotgun sequence, a single genomic region encodes these proteins:
- the LOC126604077 gene encoding uncharacterized protein LOC126604077: protein MSGGTPTGARYMRQRHSQGYASSGDDLEDDACSVMRTSSPQSPKVWSRIEIFENVLWLASAAFIVYYGDRKSNLIYLFCHDERIRRLPLYLGMAGIVLNIIIFFYTSMSAWSVRRFDEKWKLASISALPFVTLLGGISFCFFCFALWPIWSFLTLPLLFTLFMAGMVICPYIIIGIFRQQHDVLRTDYASELGEKQY from the exons ATGTCGGGTGGTACGCCAACTGGCGCCAGATACATGAGGCAGAGACATAGCCAGGGCTATGCATCTAGCGGCGATGATCTTGAGGATGATGCATGCTCAGTTATGCGCACTTCATCCCCACAAAGTCCGAAAGTTTGGTCACGGATTGAGATTTTTGAGAATGTCCTTTGGCTTGCCTCAGCAGCATTCATTGTGTACTATGGTGACAGGAAATCCAACTTGATATATCTCTTCTGCCATGATGAGAGAATTAGAAG ATTGCCTTTATACCTTGGGATGGCGGGCATAGTTTTAAACATTATCATCTTCTTTTATACGAGTATGTCGGCATGGAGCGTGAGGAGATTTGACGAGAAATGGAAATTAGCAAGTATATCTGCTTTGCCGTTTGTGACACTACTTGGCGGCATCTCCTTTTGCTT CTTCTGCTTCGCTTtgtggccaatatggagtttcTTGACGCTTCCTCTTCTG TTCACGCTGTTTATGGCAGGCATGGTTATATGCCCATACATTATAATTGGGATATTTAGGCAACAGCATGACGTGCTGCGTACAGATTATGCCTCGGAGTTGGGTGAAAAACAATACTGA
- the LOC126604076 gene encoding mediator of RNA polymerase II transcription subunit 17, whose product MDGKMEISLDKLPIKRLEVIEENGLERFPPDVGYDEKRQNLIRRIDFAWAVEKDENKKQKKSSKESAATQWQWQSMVENLQLAHQELSVIIDLINTVETNDAVTVASMTRPKPLPNEAMSDLAVSAATKLQCFRHLGKYFKQSAKALDRQVAREARFYGALIRLQQNWKVKRQRMAASASGNEGFTIDLFDNSLYDPAAIFRPTALSTVRVEHDSAGMLAINLPPNSFRSLQFGFLGADPGDTSIESSKTKVYSSREAEKESVSDDECVKETHSLLREVHQAIFDEQVFNLVNREAFNQTLGVNVTGIQENYLQLNIGEGTSVFISLIPSKDEQTADSPSTQNIENAILPLDTLDGLQFPEDDKPETPKIKSVIPDQISCEIYLQQIFHQHVFVKAKDIPTSTGARVSGQPAKEGSGLLGHFCLSLAHRIFSNKVLKELENVVKGIPYLQLLSHPTWHSRTSSWMLSVKIPQSILHACQTRASDMRHMRNVAKSQFHTKVVVTDDCINVEGEGAPNVVGLFNENSEEICSMNRYDCDLADLPVIILQQVAGQVIRWLHEEALTVGIKAKRDFLCLSFELDQGETLSLVAHVDPEDSEGCISWWLVIDGGFIEERKLSIDASDAASETRKFLGHLSLEVLYSTLMDLVSLCNGGGN is encoded by the exons ATGGACGGAAAAATGGAAATCTCGCTCGACAAGCTTCCCATCAAGCGCTTGGAAGTCATTGAAGAAAACGGCCTTGAACGATTTCCTCC TGATGTAGGCTACGACGAGAAGCGGCAGAATTTGATTCGGAGAATCGATTTCGCTTGGGCTGTGGAGAAGGACGAGAACAAGAAGCAGAAGAAGAGCTCGAAAGAGAGCGCGGCGACGCAGTGGCAATGGCAGAGCATGGTGGAGAACTTGCAGCTGGCGCACCAGGAGCTCTCCGTTATCATAGATCTCATCAACACT GTAGAAACAAACGATGCTGTAACAGTGGCTAGCATGACGCGTCCTAAGCCGCTTCCTAATGAAGCTATGTCTGATCTTGCTGTGTCTGCAGCAACCAAGCTTCAATGCTTCAGG CATCTAGGAAAGTATTTTAAGCAGTCTGCCAAAGCTTTGGACCGACAGGTTGCTCGAGAAGCGAGATTTTACGGTGCTCTAATCAG ATTGCAGCAGAACTGGAAAGTTAAGCGGCAGCGTATGGCAGCTTCAGCTTCTGGAAATGAAGGCTTTACCATTGATCTGTTTGACAATTCATTATATGATCCAGCTGCTATATTTCGGCCAACTGCTCTGTCTACAGTTCGTGTTGAACATGACTCAGCTGGCATGCTGGCGATAAATCTACCTCCAAATTCATTTCGATCTCTTCAATTTGGGTTTCTTGGTGCTGATCCAGGTGATACTTCAATTGAATCCAGTAAAACCAAAGTCTATTCATCAAGGGAAGCTGAGAAAGAATCAGTAAGTGATGATGAGTGTGTTAAAGAAACGCATTCACTTCTTCGTGAAGTTCATCAAGCAATCTTCGATGAGCAG GTGTTTAATTTGGTAAATCGTGAAGCTTTCAATCAAACTCTAGGAGTCAATGTAACTGGAATACAAGAAAACTATTTGCAACTGAACATTGGTGAAGGAACATCTGTGTTCATATCACTTATCCCGTCTAAAGATGAACAAACAGCTGACAGTCCAAGCACCCAAAACATAGAGAATGCAATTTTACCTTTGGACACATTGGATGGCCTGCAGTTCCCAGAGGATGATAAACCGGAAACCCCAAAGATAAAGTCAGTAATTCCTGATCAAATTAGTTGTGAAATATATCTGCAACAGATTTTTCACCAGCATGTATTTGTCAAAGCAAAGGATATACCAACTTCAACAGGTGCTCGAGTATCTGGTCAACCAGCCAAAGAAGGTTCTGGACTTCTTGGTCATTTCTGTTTGTCTTTGGCTCATCGGATCTTTTCAAACAAAGTTCTTAAGGAGCTGGAAAATGTG GTTAAAGGGATACCATATCTGCAGCTGTTATCTCACCCCACTTGGCATTCGCGGACATCATCATGGATGCTCTCTGTGAAGATTCCTCAATCTATTCTACATGCATGCCAAACCCGAGCATCTGACATGCGTCACATGAGGAACGTTGCCAAGTCTCAGTTTCATACTAAGGTGGTTGTAACAGATGATTGCATCAATGTAGAAGGGGAAGGTGCTCCTAATGTGGTTGGCCTGTTCAACGAGAATTCTGAGGAAATTTGTTCAATGAACAGATACGATTGCGACTTGGCAGATCTTCCCGTGATAATTTTGCAGCAG GTTGCAGGTCAAGTTATTCGCTGGCTTCACGAAGAAGCTCTTACAGTTGGAATAAAGGCAAAACGAGACTTTCTTTGTTTGTCATTTGAGCTGGATCAGGGCGAAACACTCAGTTTGGTGGCACATGTGGACCCAGAAGACAGTGAAGGATGTATCTCATGGTGGTTGGTCATAGACGGCGGGTTTATAGAGGAACGAAAACTCAGTATAGACGCTTCCGATGCTGCATCAGAAACTAGGAAGTTTTTAGGTCATCTATCCCTGGAAGTGTTATATTCAACACTGATGGACTTGGTTAGCCTGTGCAACGGAGGCGGTAACTGA